Proteins encoded in a region of the Brevundimonas vesicularis genome:
- a CDS encoding PadR family transcriptional regulator — translation MSETDEALLFESLRLELRRGSLILAVLASLRREQYGYSLRVALGEVGVEMEESTLYPLLRRLESQGLLDSEWREEERRKKRFYRLSSRGEAMLERLAVEWRGLSASLEKML, via the coding sequence GTGAGCGAAACGGACGAGGCGTTGCTGTTCGAGAGTCTGCGGCTGGAGCTGCGGCGGGGGTCGTTGATCCTGGCCGTGCTGGCGAGCTTGCGACGCGAGCAATACGGCTATTCGCTGCGGGTCGCCTTGGGCGAGGTCGGGGTCGAGATGGAGGAGAGCACCCTCTATCCGCTGCTGCGCCGGCTGGAGAGCCAGGGGCTGCTGGACAGCGAATGGCGCGAGGAGGAGCGGCGCAAGAAGCGGTTCTACCGCCTGTCGTCGCGCGGGGAGGCGATGCTGGAACGGCTCGCCGTGGAATGGCGCGGCCTGTCGGCCTCGCTGGAGAAGATGCTGTGA
- the ilvA gene encoding threonine ammonia-lyase, biosynthetic, protein MQDIIRRILTARVYDVAEETPLDPLRRLSARLERPVLLKREDLQPVFSFKIRGAYNKIAGLSEDELSRGVICASAGNHAQGVALAAARRNTPATIVMPTTTPGIKVAAVRALGGEVVLHGDSFDEAYAHARELESRTGAAFIHPFDDPDVIAGQGTVGLEIARQHADPIEAIFVPIGGGGLAAGVAAIIKFLRPETRIIGVEPVDAPTMKSAIDAGQVVTLDEVGLFADGVAVRRAGTETFRLCKDLLDEIVLVDTDAICAAIKDIFDDSRAIAEPSGAVALAGLKAWAAGHPGSGSLIAVNSGANLNFDRLRHVTERAEIGEGAEALLAVAMKDDRDDYRRFLDSLDGRSVTEFNYRWSGDGQAQIFVGVALRNGPHERDDLIAALRSGGYAVEDMSDNETAKLHVRYMVGGRTVGLPHERILRFQFPERPGAFLRFLNSLQPAWALTLFHYRNHGDDVGRVLAGISVPPQEQDQLTAALADLGYPYVDETANPACRLFLDGA, encoded by the coding sequence ATGCAGGACATCATCCGCCGCATCCTCACCGCCCGCGTCTATGACGTGGCGGAGGAAACGCCCCTCGACCCGCTGCGCCGCCTGTCGGCCCGGCTCGAGCGGCCCGTCCTGCTGAAGCGCGAGGACTTGCAGCCGGTCTTCTCGTTCAAGATCCGCGGCGCCTACAACAAGATCGCCGGCCTGTCGGAGGATGAGTTGTCCAGGGGCGTCATCTGCGCCTCGGCCGGCAATCATGCGCAAGGAGTGGCCTTGGCGGCCGCTCGCCGCAATACGCCTGCCACCATCGTCATGCCCACCACGACACCCGGCATCAAGGTGGCGGCCGTCCGGGCCCTAGGCGGCGAGGTGGTTCTGCACGGCGACAGCTTCGACGAGGCCTACGCCCACGCCCGCGAGCTGGAGAGCCGGACCGGCGCGGCGTTCATTCATCCCTTCGACGACCCCGACGTCATCGCGGGCCAGGGCACGGTGGGGCTGGAGATCGCCCGTCAGCACGCCGACCCGATCGAAGCCATCTTCGTGCCCATTGGCGGCGGGGGTCTGGCCGCAGGCGTCGCCGCCATCATCAAATTTCTGCGGCCCGAGACCCGGATCATCGGCGTCGAGCCGGTGGATGCGCCGACGATGAAGTCCGCCATTGACGCGGGCCAGGTCGTGACCCTGGACGAGGTCGGTCTGTTCGCCGACGGCGTCGCCGTGCGTCGAGCCGGGACCGAGACCTTCCGCCTATGCAAAGACCTGCTGGACGAGATCGTGCTGGTGGACACCGACGCCATCTGCGCCGCGATCAAGGACATCTTCGACGACAGCCGCGCCATCGCCGAGCCCTCGGGCGCCGTCGCGCTGGCGGGGCTGAAGGCCTGGGCTGCCGGCCATCCCGGAAGCGGGAGTCTGATCGCCGTCAACTCGGGCGCCAATCTGAACTTCGACCGGTTGCGCCATGTCACCGAACGGGCCGAGATCGGCGAGGGCGCCGAGGCCCTGCTGGCCGTGGCGATGAAGGACGACCGCGACGACTATCGCCGCTTCCTCGACAGTCTGGATGGCCGTTCGGTCACCGAGTTCAACTATCGCTGGTCCGGCGACGGGCAGGCGCAAATCTTCGTCGGCGTCGCCCTGCGAAACGGTCCGCACGAGCGGGACGACCTGATCGCGGCCCTGCGTTCGGGCGGTTACGCCGTCGAGGACATGAGCGACAATGAGACCGCCAAGCTGCACGTCCGCTACATGGTCGGCGGCCGCACGGTGGGCCTGCCGCACGAGCGCATCCTGCGCTTCCAGTTCCCCGAACGCCCCGGCGCCTTCCTGCGGTTCCTGAACAGCCTACAGCCCGCCTGGGCCCTGACGCTGTTTCACTATCGCAACCACGGCGACGACGTCGGCCGGGTGCTGGCGGGCATCAGCGTGCCGCCCCAAGAACAGGATCAACTGACCGCCGCCCTGGCCGATCTGGGCTACCCCTACGTCGATGAAACCGCCAATCCGGCGTGCCGCCTGTTTCTGGACGGCGCGTAA
- a CDS encoding bifunctional transcriptional activator/DNA repair enzyme AdaA, with amino-acid sequence MDQLLDQKACWRAVVARDARFDGRFFTGVTSTGIYCRPVCPARTPKRENVAFHPSAAAAEAAGLRACLRCRPETAPEMGAWRGTSNTVSRALALIEAGALDVGDTDALATRLGMGERQLRRLFRQHLGAAPVSVAQTRRVLLAKQLIHESTLSMAEVAMASGFGSVRRFNETFQALYGRAPSDLRRRKVEAEPGGVIKIGLSYRPPYDWDAMMTTLATRDVADEAVVDGAWTRRLRPDVDGAEGAVTVRPAQPGKAAIEARIDNLKALSGVLSRLRRVFDLAADPEAITRDLSADPVLRAAITAMPGLRLAGDWIDAGADAPSDRLTTTDAALLARAEPWRPWRGYGALYWALSEERRDDQAA; translated from the coding sequence ATGGATCAGCTGTTGGATCAGAAGGCCTGCTGGCGCGCCGTCGTGGCGCGGGACGCCCGTTTCGACGGGCGTTTCTTCACCGGCGTGACCTCGACGGGCATCTACTGTCGGCCCGTCTGCCCGGCGCGGACGCCGAAGCGCGAGAATGTGGCCTTTCACCCCAGCGCCGCAGCGGCCGAGGCGGCTGGCTTGCGGGCCTGTCTGCGGTGCAGGCCCGAGACGGCGCCGGAAATGGGCGCCTGGCGCGGCACGTCCAACACTGTAAGCCGGGCCCTGGCCCTGATCGAGGCGGGGGCGTTGGATGTCGGCGACACGGACGCACTGGCGACACGGCTGGGCATGGGCGAGCGGCAGCTGCGCCGCCTGTTCCGCCAGCATCTGGGCGCGGCCCCGGTCAGCGTGGCCCAGACGCGGCGCGTGCTGTTGGCCAAACAGTTGATCCACGAGAGCACCCTGTCGATGGCCGAGGTGGCGATGGCGTCGGGTTTCGGCAGCGTGCGACGATTCAATGAGACGTTTCAGGCCCTGTATGGGCGCGCACCGTCCGACCTGCGGCGTCGCAAGGTCGAGGCGGAACCGGGCGGGGTGATCAAGATCGGTCTGTCCTACCGCCCGCCCTATGACTGGGACGCCATGATGACGACCTTGGCGACGCGCGATGTCGCGGACGAGGCGGTGGTGGACGGCGCCTGGACGCGGCGGCTGCGCCCCGACGTGGATGGCGCGGAGGGTGCGGTGACGGTGCGCCCCGCCCAACCGGGCAAGGCGGCGATCGAGGCGCGGATCGACAATCTGAAAGCATTGTCGGGCGTGCTGTCGCGGCTTCGACGGGTGTTCGATCTCGCCGCCGATCCCGAGGCGATCACGCGCGACCTGTCGGCCGACCCCGTGCTGCGCGCGGCAATCACGGCCATGCCGGGGTTGCGGCTTGCGGGCGACTGGATCGATGCCGGTGCGGATGCGCCCAGCGACCGGCTGACGACGACAGACGCCGCGCTGCTGGCGCGCGCCGAGCCGTGGCGGCCATGGCGGGGCTATGGCGCACTCTACTGGGCCCTGAGCGAAGAGCGGCGAGATGACCAAGCAGCCTGA
- a CDS encoding HAAS signaling domain-containing protein yields MNIGKEGETGMDLVERYLKAVAAQLPKDNRDDIVAELRDEIMGRLEALEAHLGRAPTDDEVEGLLREVGHPLSVAARYRAGPQALIGPELYPWWMFGLKVGLTVMAAVTLIGLAVRVLVGDVYVGQAIGQGISSLISGAITVVGLLTAVGFVLERQSKKPDFIAKWRVKDLGLFELGGDFDAEQWGQKLANGDWSGRNMGQAKSGRAVRKSAEMSPVARAVASAIGWTVMLLWWTGLLQVAPIRPEELAGVVDGVDYGRILADIVRVAYWPVALFAACRIGFDLMRAASGGNVRVTALGDLAFGIAAAWGLLWVWFWSALSPLIWVGSVTDFVDRIRVLIGRSGDDVGGVATILMVVVVWAFAAEVVRVIRAAARLVVGR; encoded by the coding sequence GTGAACATCGGGAAAGAGGGAGAGACCGGCATGGACCTGGTCGAGCGTTATCTGAAGGCCGTGGCGGCCCAGCTGCCGAAGGACAACCGTGACGACATCGTCGCCGAGCTGCGCGACGAGATCATGGGGCGTCTGGAGGCGCTGGAGGCGCATCTGGGCCGGGCGCCGACCGACGACGAGGTCGAGGGCCTGCTGCGCGAAGTCGGTCACCCGCTGAGCGTAGCGGCGCGCTATCGCGCAGGACCGCAGGCGCTGATCGGGCCTGAGCTTTATCCGTGGTGGATGTTCGGGCTGAAGGTCGGGCTGACGGTGATGGCGGCCGTCACCCTGATCGGCCTGGCGGTGCGGGTTCTGGTCGGCGACGTCTATGTGGGCCAGGCGATCGGGCAGGGCATTTCCAGCCTGATCAGCGGCGCGATCACGGTTGTCGGCCTGCTCACCGCCGTCGGCTTCGTGCTGGAGCGTCAGTCTAAGAAGCCTGACTTCATCGCCAAATGGCGCGTCAAGGATCTGGGCCTGTTCGAGCTGGGTGGCGATTTCGACGCCGAACAGTGGGGACAGAAGCTGGCGAACGGCGACTGGTCGGGACGGAACATGGGTCAGGCCAAGTCAGGCCGCGCCGTGCGCAAGAGCGCCGAGATGTCGCCCGTAGCGCGTGCGGTGGCCAGCGCCATCGGCTGGACCGTGATGCTGCTGTGGTGGACGGGCCTGTTGCAGGTCGCGCCGATCCGGCCGGAGGAACTGGCCGGAGTCGTCGACGGCGTCGATTACGGGCGCATTCTGGCCGACATAGTGCGGGTCGCCTATTGGCCGGTCGCCCTGTTCGCCGCCTGCCGTATCGGCTTCGATCTGATGCGAGCGGCGTCGGGTGGCAATGTGCGGGTCACGGCGCTGGGCGACCTGGCTTTCGGGATCGCCGCCGCCTGGGGCCTGCTGTGGGTCTGGTTCTGGTCGGCGCTGTCGCCGCTGATCTGGGTCGGCAGCGTCACCGACTTCGTGGATCGGATTCGGGTTCTCATCGGCCGCTCCGGCGACGATGTCGGCGGGGTGGCGACGATCCTGATGGTCGTGGTCGTCTGGGCCTTCGCCGCAGAGGTGGTGCGGGTCATCCGGGCGGCGGCGCGACTGGTCGTCGGTCGATAA
- a CDS encoding helix-turn-helix transcriptional regulator, producing the protein MGDPRLGSRLKEARTAAGLTQQGLADKASVSRKTINTVENGVFVPSTVLALELARALDTTVEALFFLRD; encoded by the coding sequence ATGGGTGATCCCAGGCTCGGCTCGCGGCTGAAGGAGGCGCGCACCGCCGCAGGCCTGACGCAGCAGGGGCTGGCCGACAAGGCCAGCGTCTCGCGCAAGACCATCAACACGGTCGAGAACGGCGTCTTCGTGCCCTCGACCGTGCTGGCCCTGGAACTGGCGCGGGCCCTGGACACGACGGTGGAGGCCTTGTTCTTCCTGAGAGACTGA
- a CDS encoding methylated-DNA--[protein]-cysteine S-methyltransferase gives MTKQPDMHLTLDRIPSPVGELLVVTDADGAVRALDFHDYEARLRLLLRRHYGEVVLTEGRAQETIRRAVEAWFGGDLTAFDAITVRTGGTDFQRAVWKALHDIPTGETRTYGQLAAAIGAPKAVRAVGLANGANPVGVIVPCHRVIGANGTLAGYAGGLERKRWLLAHEAGGRLL, from the coding sequence ATGACCAAGCAGCCTGACATGCATCTGACCCTGGATCGCATCCCGTCCCCCGTCGGCGAGTTGCTGGTCGTCACCGACGCCGACGGCGCGGTGCGGGCATTGGACTTCCACGACTACGAAGCCCGTCTGCGCTTGCTGCTGCGCCGCCACTACGGTGAGGTCGTACTGACCGAAGGCCGCGCGCAGGAGACGATCCGTCGGGCGGTCGAGGCCTGGTTCGGCGGCGACCTGACCGCCTTCGACGCCATCACGGTCCGCACCGGCGGCACGGATTTCCAACGCGCGGTGTGGAAGGCCTTGCACGACATTCCGACCGGCGAGACCCGCACCTACGGTCAGCTCGCTGCGGCCATCGGCGCGCCAAAGGCCGTCCGCGCCGTGGGCCTGGCCAACGGCGCCAATCCGGTCGGCGTCATCGTGCCCTGCCACCGCGTGATCGGAGCGAATGGAACGTTGGCCGGCTATGCGGGCGGGCTTGAGCGCAAACGCTGGCTGTTGGCGCATGAAGCGGGCGGCCGGCTGCTTTAG
- a CDS encoding methyl-accepting chemotaxis protein: MFSFNRLSIALKLAVVAGLAIGALMIVAAIGVTAYSGAIVRDMAGRYAESAALEASQEIRNEIVSAGTGAKTLAATLGAARQTGLTDRAAFMALVKPNAEATDQVMGAWFMAATDAVGADAAHIGDAASSSNVNGRLSIYWVRRDGQISLEPEADGSDFEQAYYTEPMASGAPVVVEPYEENIGGGKVAMTSVAYPVRANGRIIGVAGLDITLANLSQRLAAMKPLGTGRVTLVSNKGVWVAHPDAAVRGQAYADAGADIVRNVIAKRQAQAVEGVSVNGEPVRRLVQPVILPGQKATWAVVLDIPVAVIEGPARQLALMLLVGGVLIIAAIIVALLVTSDRLIRRPLARLTADVRTMSEGRYDVPVAGADMADELGQIARALEGFRLELADGLARRDQQQRERAAAETDRRRHAEETELFAASQTRAVETLGEGLSRLAAGDLAWRMPEAGFTADTRRIPEDYNAALHQLHSTMTGIWTTAQSMRGGCQDIAAAADSLSRRTEQQAAGLEQTAAALDELTQTVRSSAENAERARDITQAAQAAADKGEAVVQDAIGAMSEIEQSSTQINQIVGVIDEIAFQTSLLALNAGVEAARAGEAGRGFAVVASEVRGLAERSASAAKEIKALIALSQSNVQRGSDQVSLTRDSLSAIAVQVAEANALVRTIAAATREQSVGIGEINVAINQMDQFTQQNAAMVEESTAASHALTNEAGELEGLISRFDLGQTAQSRRAA, translated from the coding sequence ATGTTCTCGTTCAATCGCCTGTCCATCGCCCTGAAGCTCGCCGTCGTGGCGGGGCTTGCCATCGGCGCCCTGATGATCGTCGCGGCCATCGGCGTGACGGCCTATTCCGGCGCGATCGTCCGCGACATGGCCGGCCGATACGCCGAAAGCGCTGCGCTAGAAGCCTCGCAAGAGATCCGCAACGAGATCGTCTCGGCCGGCACGGGCGCCAAAACCCTGGCCGCGACCTTGGGCGCCGCACGACAGACGGGCCTGACCGACCGCGCCGCCTTCATGGCCTTGGTCAAGCCGAACGCCGAAGCCACCGATCAGGTCATGGGCGCCTGGTTCATGGCCGCCACTGACGCCGTCGGCGCAGACGCCGCCCACATTGGTGATGCGGCGAGCAGTTCGAACGTCAACGGACGACTTTCAATCTATTGGGTGCGTCGTGACGGTCAGATTTCCTTGGAGCCTGAGGCAGACGGCTCGGACTTCGAACAGGCCTATTATACCGAACCGATGGCCAGCGGCGCGCCGGTCGTAGTCGAGCCGTACGAAGAGAACATTGGCGGCGGCAAGGTCGCGATGACCTCGGTCGCCTATCCGGTGCGCGCCAACGGCCGCATCATCGGCGTCGCGGGCCTGGATATCACCTTGGCCAACCTGTCGCAGCGCTTGGCGGCGATGAAGCCGCTGGGCACGGGCCGCGTGACCCTGGTGTCGAACAAAGGCGTCTGGGTCGCCCATCCGGACGCCGCCGTGCGAGGTCAAGCCTATGCGGATGCTGGCGCGGACATCGTGCGCAACGTCATCGCCAAACGCCAGGCCCAGGCGGTCGAGGGCGTCAGCGTGAACGGCGAGCCGGTTCGACGTCTGGTGCAGCCCGTGATCCTGCCCGGTCAAAAGGCGACCTGGGCCGTCGTTCTGGACATCCCCGTCGCGGTGATCGAGGGTCCGGCGCGGCAGTTGGCCTTGATGCTTCTGGTCGGCGGCGTTCTGATCATCGCCGCCATCATCGTCGCCCTTCTGGTCACCAGCGACCGTTTGATACGACGCCCACTTGCGCGTCTGACGGCCGATGTTCGGACCATGAGCGAAGGACGTTATGACGTTCCCGTCGCCGGTGCGGACATGGCCGACGAACTGGGCCAGATTGCGCGGGCGCTCGAAGGGTTCCGGCTCGAGCTTGCGGACGGCCTGGCGCGGCGCGATCAGCAACAGCGAGAACGTGCGGCCGCCGAAACCGATCGTCGCCGGCACGCCGAGGAGACGGAGCTTTTCGCCGCCTCGCAAACGCGCGCCGTCGAGACTTTGGGCGAAGGTCTATCGCGCCTCGCCGCCGGCGACCTAGCCTGGCGGATGCCCGAGGCGGGCTTCACCGCCGACACGCGTCGCATCCCGGAAGATTACAACGCCGCCCTGCATCAGTTGCACTCGACGATGACCGGCATCTGGACCACGGCCCAGTCGATGCGCGGCGGATGCCAGGACATCGCCGCCGCCGCCGACAGCCTGTCGCGCCGCACCGAGCAGCAGGCCGCCGGTCTGGAGCAGACCGCCGCTGCGCTGGACGAGCTGACGCAGACGGTACGCAGCAGCGCCGAAAACGCCGAGCGCGCCCGAGACATCACTCAGGCCGCTCAGGCGGCGGCGGACAAGGGCGAGGCCGTCGTGCAGGACGCAATCGGCGCCATGTCGGAGATCGAGCAGTCCTCGACCCAGATCAATCAGATCGTCGGCGTCATCGACGAGATCGCCTTCCAGACCAGCCTTCTGGCCCTGAACGCCGGCGTCGAGGCCGCCCGGGCCGGGGAAGCCGGACGCGGCTTCGCCGTCGTCGCCTCCGAGGTGCGGGGCCTGGCCGAACGGTCGGCCAGCGCCGCCAAGGAGATCAAGGCGCTGATCGCCCTGTCGCAAAGCAATGTGCAGCGCGGATCCGATCAGGTGTCGCTGACGCGCGATAGCCTCAGCGCCATCGCTGTCCAGGTTGCGGAGGCCAACGCCCTGGTTCGCACCATCGCCGCCGCGACGCGCGAACAGTCGGTCGGCATCGGCGAGATCAATGTGGCGATCAATCAGATGGACCAATTCACCCAGCAGAACGCCGCCATGGTCGAGGAATCCACCGCCGCCAGCCACGCCCTGACGAACGAGGCCGGCGAACTGGAGGGGCTGATCAGCCGCTTCGACCTGGGTCAGACGGCGCAGTCGAGACGCGCCGCCTGA
- a CDS encoding host attachment family protein: protein MKLSNGALVAVVDGEKLALFKNTNASDMKLTPLETPVIADRVSGSAGRRSNEANPDNDTQAEDGFAMGVAEVLNKWSVTNKIDELLVIAAPKTLGELRKHWHKDLQAKLVGEIAKDLTGHSSDQIAAAIDKA, encoded by the coding sequence ATGAAACTTTCCAATGGCGCGCTGGTGGCGGTGGTCGATGGCGAGAAGCTGGCCCTGTTCAAGAATACGAACGCTTCGGACATGAAGCTGACGCCGCTGGAAACCCCGGTCATTGCGGATCGGGTGTCGGGTTCGGCCGGCCGTCGATCCAATGAGGCGAACCCAGACAATGACACCCAGGCCGAGGACGGTTTCGCCATGGGCGTCGCCGAGGTGCTGAACAAATGGTCGGTCACAAACAAAATCGACGAGCTGCTGGTCATCGCCGCGCCCAAGACGCTGGGCGAACTGCGCAAGCATTGGCACAAAGACCTTCAAGCCAAGCTGGTCGGCGAGATCGCCAAGGACCTGACGGGCCATTCCAGCGATCAGATCGCCGCCGCCATCGATAAGGCGTGA
- a CDS encoding LamG-like jellyroll fold domain-containing protein has translation MPDVLPLDRRRLMALGASGAAAAILPGCATMTAASPRQTVWTFDRLADIGGIETRVEGAPGLIDSPFGRAVQFDGVDDALFIDQHPLAGAETFTFEALFRPDGGAFEQRWFHLAEEAPAGQPPSQTRFLFEIRVVQDRWYLDAFTRGPGYNHTLIFPERLHPCGQWFHVAQTFDGVLYRAYVDGVLQGEHPVPFKPQGPGRASVGCRINRVNYFKGAMRQARFTHAALPPERFTRG, from the coding sequence ATGCCTGACGTCCTGCCACTGGACCGCCGCCGCCTGATGGCCCTGGGCGCATCGGGCGCTGCGGCTGCGATTCTGCCGGGGTGCGCGACCATGACGGCTGCATCACCGCGCCAGACGGTATGGACCTTCGATCGCCTGGCCGACATCGGGGGGATCGAGACCCGCGTGGAGGGCGCGCCGGGCCTGATCGACAGCCCCTTTGGCCGAGCGGTTCAGTTCGACGGCGTGGACGACGCCCTGTTCATCGATCAGCATCCGTTGGCCGGAGCCGAGACCTTCACGTTCGAGGCCCTGTTCCGACCCGACGGCGGCGCCTTCGAGCAACGCTGGTTTCATCTCGCCGAAGAGGCGCCGGCCGGTCAGCCGCCGTCGCAGACGCGCTTCCTGTTCGAGATCCGCGTGGTTCAGGACCGCTGGTACCTGGACGCTTTCACGCGCGGGCCTGGCTACAACCACACCCTGATTTTCCCCGAGCGGCTCCATCCGTGCGGACAGTGGTTCCACGTCGCGCAAACCTTCGACGGCGTCCTGTACCGGGCCTATGTCGATGGGGTCCTGCAGGGCGAACACCCGGTGCCGTTCAAGCCGCAAGGGCCAGGCCGCGCCTCGGTCGGTTGCCGCATCAACCGCGTGAACTACTTCAAGGGCGCGATGCGTCAGGCCCGCTTCACCCACGCCGCCCTGCCGCCCGAACGGTTCACGCGGGGCTAA